A genomic segment from Nicotiana tabacum cultivar K326 chromosome 9, ASM71507v2, whole genome shotgun sequence encodes:
- the LOC107803862 gene encoding zinc finger protein ZAT11, whose translation MNAMKRSREEDRQVEAEAMANYALMLLSRLNNNNNNTTSTDRDYHNDFECKTCNKRFPSFQALGGQRASHKRPRLLARDFLVQSKKNKMHECSICGMEFSLGQALGGHMRRHRDEINNTSAAAGKTMIPVLKKSNSSKRIFCGLDLNLTPDVDVELKLWPTALVLSPVLRIFI comes from the coding sequence ATGAATGCCATGAAAAGAAGCAGAGAAGAGGACAGGCAAGTGGAAGCAGAAGCCATGGCTAACTATGCCTTAATGCTATTGTCTcgtttaaacaacaacaacaacaacacgacTTCAACAGATCGAGATTATCACAATGATTTCGAATGCAAGACTTGCAATAAACGCTTTCCATCTTTCCAAGCTCTTGGCGGCCAACGTGCAAGTCATAAACGGCCAAGATTACTTGCCAGAGATTTTCTTGTGCAatcaaaaaagaataaaatgcatGAATGTTCTATTTGTGGTATGGAGTTTTCTTTGGGTCAAGCTTTAGGTGGTCACATGAGACGTCACCGTGATGAAATTAATAATACTTCAGCGGCAGCCGGAAAGACAATGATTCCGGTGTTGAAGAAGTCAAATAGCAGCAAGAGAATTTTCTGCGGCTTGGACTTGAACTTAACCCCTGATGTAGATGTTGAACTGAAGTTATGGCCGACGGCACTAGTTTTATCTCCTGTTTTGAGAATCTTTATTTAA